CCTGGAGATCGAATCCCTCAAGCTGGCCTACGAAAACGGGATCTTCCCCTGGCCCACCGAGGACTACCCCCTGCTCTGGTTCGCCCCGCCACGCCGGGCCATCCTCGAGTTCAAGGACCTGAAGGTCCCCCGCCGGATGCGGCGCGAGCTCAAGGCGAAAGACTTCCGCTTCGCCGTCGACCGCAACTTCCCCGCCGTCATCCGCGCCTGCGCCGCGGGCCGCACCCGCAAGACCCATGGCACCTGGATCAACCCGGCGATGATCCGCGCCTACATCCGCTTCCACGAGGCGGGCTACGCCCACAGCTTCGAGTGCTACCGCGGCGACCGCCTGGTGGGCGGCCTCTACGGCGTGGGCCTGGGCAAGATGTTCGCGGGCGAGAGCATGTTCTACCACGAATCCGGGGCCTCCAAGGCGGCGCTGCTCTATGCCGTCGACTACCTCCGCGAACGCGGCGCCAAGTGGATGGACATCCAGATGATAACCCCCCTGCTCCGCAGCCTGGGCGCCAAGGAGGTCTCGCGCCGGGCCTTCATGGAGCGACTGGCCGTCGCCCTGCGGGCCCCGGACATCTTCTGAATCGCCGCGAAAACCGCCCCGCCGCCGTTATTGACAGCCCCGCAACCCCGTGTTTTAACGGCCCTTCCTATGAACGAACCGAAAGAGCCCGGCAAAGACTACAAAGACACCCTCAACCTGCC
This genomic window from Deltaproteobacteria bacterium PRO3 contains:
- a CDS encoding leucyl/phenylalanyl-tRNA--protein transferase, with protein sequence MAILHFPPVDTASPEGLLAIGGDLEIESLKLAYENGIFPWPTEDYPLLWFAPPRRAILEFKDLKVPRRMRRELKAKDFRFAVDRNFPAVIRACAAGRTRKTHGTWINPAMIRAYIRFHEAGYAHSFECYRGDRLVGGLYGVGLGKMFAGESMFYHESGASKAALLYAVDYLRERGAKWMDIQMITPLLRSLGAKEVSRRAFMERLAVALRAPDIF